The following are from one region of the Lentimicrobiaceae bacterium genome:
- the thiF gene encoding sulfur carrier protein ThiS adenylyltransferase ThiF, with protein sequence MPMTISEQISNYLKQFTVGIAGCGGLGSNCAIALARCGVGKLVIADFDIVTKQNLNRQYYFQDQIGRLKVHALRENIQRIDASVNVKAFDMKLCVSDIVELFAGCHVIVEAFDKAEMKQMIIETVLMQMPGKYLVTGVGMAGWGKTDIIHARRSDQLIICGDEVSEVSEQLPVLAPRVNVVANMQANEVLDILLADFKPAAF encoded by the coding sequence ATGCCAATGACAATTTCTGAGCAAATAAGTAATTATCTGAAGCAGTTTACAGTTGGTATTGCCGGATGTGGTGGCTTAGGTTCAAATTGTGCAATTGCTTTGGCCAGATGCGGAGTTGGTAAGTTGGTAATTGCTGATTTTGATATTGTTACAAAACAAAATCTAAACAGGCAATATTATTTCCAGGACCAGATTGGTCGTTTAAAAGTTCATGCTCTTCGCGAAAATATTCAACGCATTGATGCATCAGTCAACGTTAAAGCGTTTGATATGAAATTATGTGTATCAGATATTGTTGAATTGTTTGCCGGATGCCATGTAATAGTTGAAGCTTTTGATAAAGCCGAGATGAAACAAATGATTATTGAAACAGTGCTCATGCAAATGCCCGGGAAATATCTGGTTACAGGTGTAGGCATGGCTGGCTGGGGGAAAACAGACATTATTCATGCCCGCAGGTCTGATCAACTGATTATTTGCGGTGATGAGGTGTCTGAAGTTTCTGAACAGTTGCCCGTGTTGGCTCCCAGGGTAAATGTTGTTGCCAATATGCAGGCAAATGAGGTGCTGGATATTTTGCTTGCGGATTTTAAACCGGCAGCTTTTTGA
- the thiS gene encoding sulfur carrier protein ThiS — translation MMKIVLNNREEVFEADQMTITGLLAAKNFTFKMLVVKVNGVLVRRHEYDLKTICDGDDVMVLHLITGG, via the coding sequence ATGATGAAAATTGTTCTGAATAACAGAGAAGAAGTTTTTGAGGCTGATCAAATGACCATTACAGGCTTGCTTGCTGCCAAGAATTTTACTTTTAAAATGTTGGTTGTAAAAGTAAATGGTGTGCTTGTGAGGAGGCACGAATATGATTTGAAAACCATTTGTGATGGCGATGATGTAATGGTGCTTCACCTGATAACAGGCGGCTGA